The proteins below come from a single Burkholderia sp. PAMC 26561 genomic window:
- a CDS encoding SDR family oxidoreductase, whose amino-acid sequence MAGDTDRRAIVMASVSDRAELPVAMVTGTSRGIGAATARLLAHRGYRLALMSRSGCQNLAAELGAWSFEGSLTEESDVKSFVEGITAQYGRLDAVVISTGRYASILNNLEITTALSICTAGFAFDPEFKLNLFAITREAWHEALDLLVLGTVSTANFATPHLLASGGGAIVAISVMEASEPRLRYLLGPVRSALHGFTRLYSDRYAASGTRMNCVLPGLLENAVLNSDMQLPHTIPMGRTGKLEEIAETIAFLVCPASSYVTGQLLLADGGLNRGIV is encoded by the coding sequence GTGGCCGGAGACACCGATCGTAGAGCAATTGTGATGGCAAGCGTGTCGGACCGCGCGGAGCTTCCAGTTGCCATGGTCACAGGAACGAGCCGCGGCATTGGAGCAGCGACGGCACGCTTGCTTGCCCACCGCGGCTATCGACTGGCGTTGATGTCGCGCTCCGGCTGCCAGAATCTTGCTGCCGAGCTCGGTGCATGGAGTTTCGAAGGCTCACTGACAGAAGAGAGCGATGTGAAGAGCTTCGTCGAAGGCATAACTGCCCAATATGGTCGGCTGGACGCGGTAGTAATTAGCACCGGCCGCTACGCGTCCATACTGAACAATCTTGAGATCACTACGGCTTTGTCGATTTGCACGGCAGGCTTCGCTTTCGATCCTGAATTCAAACTTAACTTGTTTGCAATTACCCGCGAGGCCTGGCACGAAGCCCTCGACTTGCTGGTTCTTGGAACGGTAAGCACCGCTAACTTTGCAACGCCCCACCTACTGGCGTCGGGAGGCGGCGCAATCGTCGCGATATCGGTCATGGAGGCCTCCGAGCCAAGGCTCCGGTACCTGCTCGGTCCTGTGCGTTCAGCCCTTCATGGTTTCACGCGTCTTTACTCCGACCGATACGCTGCGTCGGGCACACGCATGAACTGCGTGCTTCCCGGACTGCTGGAGAACGCTGTACTCAATTCTGATATGCAATTGCCACATACAATTCCAATGGGGCGCACGGGGAAACTCGAGGAAATAGCAGAGACCATCGCTTTTCTGGTGTGTCCCGCCTCGTCCTACGTCACGGGCCAGTTGCTTCTAGCCGATGGCGGCTTGAATCGCGGGATAGTCTAG
- a CDS encoding amidase family protein, with protein sequence MDDLKIAEPGILERFRTTIADLEAMGAVLEQKPLPRSLETYASLGANITTVEAWDRYGPLVDMENSLVNAEIAKRMSRGKTMNIKDYLSYDAQRRLLQTEIYHYFAGADAILLPSSPITAKPIEGAHDAAAPFGLFTRLVNLMDLASLSIPMGDVEGLPTAVQIVVRRYADPLAFQIGRALEVQRGGLFAPASGYGLLDGPAA encoded by the coding sequence ATGGATGACCTCAAAATCGCAGAACCCGGGATCCTAGAGCGATTCAGGACGACGATCGCTGATCTCGAAGCGATGGGCGCGGTCCTCGAGCAGAAGCCACTACCTCGCTCGCTCGAAACATATGCGAGCCTCGGTGCCAACATCACGACCGTGGAGGCTTGGGACCGTTACGGCCCTCTTGTCGATATGGAGAACAGTCTCGTCAACGCGGAAATTGCGAAGCGGATGTCGCGCGGCAAAACGATGAACATCAAGGACTACCTCAGCTACGACGCGCAGCGGCGGCTGTTGCAAACGGAGATCTATCACTACTTCGCAGGTGCGGATGCCATACTGCTTCCCTCCTCGCCGATTACGGCAAAGCCCATAGAAGGAGCGCACGACGCAGCCGCGCCGTTTGGTCTTTTTACCCGTCTCGTTAATCTGATGGACCTCGCTTCCCTGAGCATACCTATGGGAGATGTCGAGGGCCTCCCCACCGCTGTTCAGATTGTTGTTCGTCGCTACGCCGACCCCCTGGCTTTTCAAATCGGACGCGCGCTCGAAGTCCAGCGCGGTGGATTGTTTGCGCCTGCTTCCGGCTACGGCCTCCTGGATGGCCCGGCAGCATAG
- a CDS encoding LysR substrate-binding domain-containing protein: MLAQEQVIALGPDSLLRTKIDQVFVSAGLAVRSSIETTMSAHAAALVSQGLGIALIDPFTALFFRSADLVIKPFLPAVPYDFVMVTPEHTGQSHLAQDFARLVAKHVSLVADKVRALYTQCRSPK, from the coding sequence TTGCTGGCGCAAGAACAAGTCATAGCGCTGGGGCCCGACAGTTTGCTGAGAACCAAGATTGATCAGGTGTTTGTATCCGCCGGTCTAGCCGTGCGTTCATCGATTGAAACGACCATGTCAGCGCATGCAGCGGCGCTGGTGTCGCAGGGACTGGGGATCGCATTGATCGATCCGTTCACCGCGCTATTTTTCCGCAGCGCGGATCTTGTGATCAAGCCGTTCTTGCCTGCGGTCCCTTATGATTTTGTGATGGTGACGCCGGAACACACCGGACAGTCTCATCTCGCGCAAGATTTTGCACGACTTGTCGCAAAACATGTCAGTCTGGTAGCGGACAAAGTTCGAGCTTTATATACCCAGTGCCGTTCGCCTAAGTAG
- a CDS encoding porin codes for MKKLLVSTLLIGMVLEAHAQSSVTLYGRLDAALEYMSGVPTNPNSAGVAQGSTSRFRAVDGNWQGSFWGMKGSEDLGGGNKVLFQLESGFSLMSGKGSSEGIFNRYAQVGVSNDTYGTFMMGRQFFIANDVWDFDPFGQSNWSSATLVRGRNWPFSSNNVSYQSPKFLGFDFAGQYSFSNATSFNGNGTTAQGREAGAHITYTSALFQARAMYDEIRSAANGEFTDPFTASREYTAMANLFLGQFKIQGAYQAIRTSGGTATAGVAPTSLDHEWGGVTWQATPAAALIAAVYHVNANKGAGNATMYTVGGSYNLSKRTMLNMQLATTRNSKTANFALNANDAGTAVSTDNPLPGHAQSGVYAGIQHLF; via the coding sequence ATGAAAAAACTTTTGGTTTCGACCTTATTGATCGGGATGGTATTGGAGGCGCATGCGCAAAGCAGCGTAACTTTATACGGTCGACTAGATGCAGCGCTGGAGTACATGAGCGGCGTGCCTACCAACCCCAACTCTGCAGGTGTCGCTCAAGGTAGCACTAGTCGGTTCCGAGCCGTAGATGGAAACTGGCAAGGCAGCTTTTGGGGTATGAAAGGCTCGGAAGATTTGGGAGGGGGCAACAAAGTACTCTTCCAGTTGGAGAGTGGTTTCAGCCTCATGAGTGGTAAAGGATCGAGTGAAGGTATTTTCAATCGCTATGCACAAGTAGGTGTTTCTAACGACACATACGGCACATTCATGATGGGCCGGCAATTTTTTATTGCGAATGATGTCTGGGACTTCGACCCCTTCGGGCAATCTAACTGGTCGTCTGCAACGTTAGTGCGGGGGCGCAATTGGCCCTTTTCCAGCAACAATGTTTCCTATCAATCTCCGAAATTTTTGGGGTTTGATTTCGCCGGACAGTACTCGTTCTCAAATGCTACGAGCTTCAATGGCAATGGCACGACAGCACAAGGGCGTGAAGCGGGTGCGCACATAACCTACACGTCAGCGTTGTTTCAGGCACGTGCTATGTACGACGAAATTCGCAGCGCCGCCAATGGCGAGTTCACCGATCCATTCACCGCATCGCGCGAATACACGGCGATGGCAAACCTGTTCCTTGGACAGTTCAAGATCCAAGGTGCTTACCAAGCGATTCGTACGTCAGGCGGAACGGCCACGGCAGGTGTGGCGCCCACATCGCTCGACCATGAATGGGGGGGCGTGACATGGCAGGCAACGCCTGCAGCCGCGCTTATCGCGGCTGTTTATCACGTGAATGCGAACAAGGGTGCGGGTAACGCGACAATGTACACAGTTGGTGGCTCTTACAATTTGTCAAAACGTACCATGCTGAATATGCAGCTTGCGACGACACGTAACAGCAAGACCGCAAACTTTGCACTAAATGCGAACGACGCAGGCACTGCAGTTAGTACTGACAATCCGCTGCCGGGGCATGCCCAATCGGGTGTTTACGCCGGAATTCAACACTTGTTCTGA
- a CDS encoding BON domain-containing protein: MKAVDMLKALGVVVCVAVASSAYAQSSDAAATGGTTSTSKARSTSTKKTDRKLGLDVRRALGKANGIDISNIFVRSRGGAVTLTGSVPDGDQIQKAGDIAKSVAGVTSVSNKIALSPQGGS; the protein is encoded by the coding sequence ATGAAAGCAGTCGATATGTTGAAGGCGCTGGGCGTCGTTGTGTGCGTCGCCGTGGCGTCGAGCGCGTATGCGCAGTCGAGCGATGCTGCGGCTACGGGCGGTACAACGTCAACCTCAAAGGCCCGGTCCACGTCCACCAAGAAGACCGACCGTAAGCTCGGTCTCGATGTTCGCCGCGCGCTAGGCAAGGCGAACGGGATCGACATCTCGAACATCTTCGTTCGCTCCCGTGGCGGCGCTGTCACGCTGACGGGCTCGGTGCCCGACGGCGACCAGATCCAAAAGGCGGGCGATATCGCGAAGAGTGTGGCCGGTGTGACGTCGGTGTCGAACAAAATCGCGCTGTCGCCGCAGGGCGGGTCGTAA
- a CDS encoding LysR family transcriptional regulator, with product MITFSYRYLVVKEFLYDQLHFHEHAKQIVLRKALRSNWCPGLAELSRSGGIVNLSHKQLRYVCEVARLGSIQAATETLHISQSSILAAISIAEDVLGAKIFDRRPSRGIQITRAGERFTTAARTLLAATGEFNRQIGDLVKSAPQTLRVACFEPFGSLFVAEVLRRFVAKYGEVEILLYEGDQVQLREWLANGEVELVITYDIGPSFGDDCTTSICKIPAHALLASGDPLAEQNAVSIAELATRPLVLLDLPQTSTYITSLFDVLPSKPRVGFRARSYETVKSAVSAGFGIALLHMTPGKYSTPDRPGLVRRPLIDNLPAPTLIVADMYGNHKPAFVRSIIEIVNDLFHEIGPNGSPIAVPEVVRTLLDVD from the coding sequence GTGATAACGTTCTCATATCGTTATTTGGTCGTCAAGGAATTTCTATATGACCAACTTCATTTTCATGAACATGCCAAGCAAATTGTTCTGCGCAAAGCCCTACGATCGAATTGGTGTCCCGGTCTGGCCGAGCTTTCCCGCTCAGGAGGCATTGTGAATCTGTCCCATAAGCAGCTTCGATACGTGTGCGAGGTTGCCCGTCTTGGCAGCATCCAGGCGGCCACGGAAACCCTTCACATTTCGCAATCGTCGATACTCGCGGCGATCAGCATCGCGGAAGACGTCTTGGGGGCAAAGATTTTCGACCGGCGACCGTCCCGTGGAATCCAGATAACAAGAGCAGGCGAACGCTTCACCACTGCGGCCCGTACGCTATTAGCCGCGACCGGTGAATTCAATCGTCAGATCGGAGACCTTGTGAAAAGCGCTCCGCAGACATTGCGAGTGGCATGCTTCGAACCGTTCGGCTCGCTCTTCGTTGCCGAAGTACTTCGGCGATTTGTCGCAAAGTACGGGGAAGTTGAAATACTTCTGTACGAAGGCGACCAAGTCCAACTTCGAGAGTGGCTAGCAAATGGTGAGGTCGAGTTGGTCATCACCTACGACATAGGGCCAAGCTTCGGGGACGACTGCACCACCAGCATCTGCAAAATTCCGGCTCATGCGCTCCTTGCGAGCGGTGACCCGCTCGCCGAACAGAACGCTGTTTCCATTGCGGAACTGGCGACACGGCCACTGGTATTACTTGACCTGCCCCAGACGTCGACCTACATAACCAGTCTTTTTGACGTTCTGCCATCAAAACCTCGCGTCGGCTTTCGCGCGCGGTCTTACGAGACTGTAAAGTCTGCAGTATCGGCAGGATTCGGCATTGCGCTCCTCCACATGACGCCTGGCAAGTACTCGACGCCGGATAGGCCAGGATTGGTACGTCGCCCGCTCATCGACAACTTACCAGCACCAACACTCATCGTTGCTGACATGTACGGCAACCATAAGCCCGCGTTTGTAAGGTCCATAATTGAAATCGTCAACGACTTATTCCACGAGATTGGCCCAAATGGTTCTCCGATTGCGGTGCCCGAAGTTGTTCGAACGCTTTTGGATGTGGATTAG
- a CDS encoding SIS domain-containing protein, translating to MTNTYPNLVSPDTEFRRVIEAAVAQRERIERVAKAAADGMRNLFLIGCGGSLNDFSAAIYRCDLSAKVPSFCLNSEEFNHRRPALLGPGSVVLVASHNGTTKETIEAARWARAAGARVIGFTKDETTKLAAECNEVFTYNSDRTILAPKQVLIGMMVVALLRESGSDLDFAAFEQAFSAVPKAFELAIGEAEASLHEIAVAFAAEPFTYVLSAGPNQGAGYGFAMCYLMEMQWKHASWFNANEFLHGAFEVVQPDTAVLLFKGEDETRPVIDRVEAFLNKNTQRCRVIDSKDYSLPGVPASMRGDISPLLLSTLSKRLAEHYQAVTGHLLTDRRYMFKTTY from the coding sequence ATGACAAATACCTACCCAAATTTAGTTTCCCCCGATACCGAATTCCGTCGCGTCATCGAAGCTGCGGTCGCACAGCGCGAAAGAATTGAGCGAGTAGCTAAGGCAGCGGCAGACGGGATGCGTAACCTGTTCTTGATCGGTTGTGGTGGCTCCCTAAACGACTTTTCGGCGGCAATTTACCGTTGCGATCTCAGTGCGAAAGTTCCAAGTTTTTGCCTCAATAGCGAAGAGTTCAATCACCGGCGCCCGGCACTGCTTGGGCCGGGGTCCGTGGTGCTCGTCGCCTCGCACAACGGCACTACAAAAGAGACGATCGAAGCTGCCCGCTGGGCGCGCGCTGCCGGCGCCCGCGTTATTGGCTTCACCAAGGACGAGACGACGAAACTCGCCGCAGAATGTAATGAAGTTTTCACCTACAACAGCGACCGAACCATCCTCGCGCCGAAGCAAGTGCTGATCGGCATGATGGTGGTGGCTCTTCTGAGGGAGTCGGGCTCAGACCTCGATTTTGCGGCATTTGAGCAGGCCTTCTCGGCCGTGCCGAAGGCATTTGAGCTGGCAATCGGGGAAGCGGAAGCGAGCCTTCACGAGATCGCTGTTGCCTTTGCGGCCGAACCGTTCACCTATGTCCTGTCCGCTGGTCCCAACCAGGGGGCAGGCTACGGCTTTGCCATGTGTTATCTCATGGAGATGCAGTGGAAGCATGCGTCTTGGTTCAACGCGAACGAGTTCTTGCATGGGGCGTTTGAGGTCGTTCAGCCGGATACGGCGGTTCTTCTATTCAAGGGTGAAGATGAAACTCGCCCGGTGATTGACCGGGTCGAGGCCTTTCTCAATAAAAACACCCAGCGTTGCCGCGTCATTGATTCGAAGGACTACAGCCTTCCCGGCGTACCAGCATCGATGCGCGGTGACATTTCTCCGCTCCTTCTTTCGACCCTTTCCAAGCGTTTGGCAGAACACTACCAAGCGGTCACGGGGCATTTGCTTACAGACCGCCGTTATATGTTTAAGACAACTTATTGA
- a CDS encoding PfkB family carbohydrate kinase gives MDRYFNQKLMFPGGNAVNFAVHAQRSGMHAAYLGAIGTDSDGDLIRSSLQAEGIELTRLRVEEGANAFATVHMDDDGNNRKWGLCEKGVSVFQLDSADLEYLAAFDLVHTGETSRLDHQLPELRERVAISFDFSDRNLEYAAGLLPYVKVAAFSRANADDDEVRRVLEAAQSAGVELVTITQGARGATVCHKGEILFVPAVPVDAVDTLGAGDAFVGRLACRVLAGGSLAEAGVDAANYAALICGTRGAFGHARPITRKIPS, from the coding sequence GTGGACCGATATTTCAATCAGAAGCTGATGTTCCCGGGGGGCAATGCGGTGAATTTCGCTGTCCATGCCCAACGGAGTGGAATGCACGCAGCCTATCTTGGCGCGATCGGTACCGATTCCGATGGTGATTTGATCCGCTCGAGCCTGCAGGCTGAAGGCATCGAGCTCACGCGGCTTCGTGTCGAAGAGGGGGCGAATGCCTTCGCTACCGTTCATATGGACGATGACGGCAATAACCGCAAATGGGGTCTTTGCGAGAAAGGTGTGTCTGTGTTTCAACTTGACAGCGCCGATCTCGAATATCTCGCCGCCTTCGACCTGGTTCACACTGGTGAGACAAGCCGGTTAGACCATCAGCTTCCTGAGCTTCGCGAGCGCGTTGCAATCTCCTTCGATTTTTCTGATCGGAATCTGGAGTATGCCGCTGGGCTGCTACCGTATGTGAAAGTCGCGGCTTTCTCGCGTGCCAATGCCGACGATGACGAGGTGAGGCGTGTTTTGGAGGCAGCCCAATCCGCAGGCGTTGAGCTGGTCACCATCACGCAGGGGGCTCGTGGCGCCACTGTTTGCCATAAAGGCGAGATTCTGTTCGTGCCCGCCGTTCCTGTTGATGCCGTCGACACACTCGGTGCCGGCGACGCATTCGTAGGCCGCCTGGCATGTCGCGTGTTGGCCGGTGGATCGCTTGCGGAAGCGGGCGTCGATGCAGCGAATTACGCCGCGCTCATCTGCGGCACGCGTGGCGCCTTTGGTCACGCCCGTCCCATTACCCGAAAAATACCGTCTTGA
- a CDS encoding M24 family metallopeptidase, with protein MNENPANSKLTFPSESDYGNRVARARTAMKQEGIDVLALSSFDNHRFFAGLDGIATVRPVWFVLPQDDAAAFVSPRIEAPEIRAQCSVPVAVEWIEWEEPAKPPMSFAVALADHIKKVAPQARTIGVDFDATSARNLELVREALGTERIRDVSAMLREVRRRKDAATIDVVRRCADIAAHQFKASCEAVIPGVPEWEVALASRTAAMRRAAEWWKGDENHSPLLQGIHVMGSGSIRSGRAHAVAAGRPIREGEIVQLCYCGRPFFGHGICFDRPLKVGSAVLPTDVRKIVDVAREAQEAALAKVRAGVTTGEVHAAAVAVIGRHGWDRAMQHRTGRGIGLSDPEFPEIKANDPTVLETGMLLGIEPGVYVEGVGGARFGDTILVTETGYESLTPLELGRTVE; from the coding sequence ATGAACGAAAACCCCGCAAATTCTAAGCTTACGTTCCCTTCCGAATCCGACTACGGCAATCGAGTCGCGCGCGCCCGGACCGCGATGAAACAGGAAGGGATCGACGTTCTTGCACTGTCCAGCTTCGACAATCATCGTTTCTTTGCCGGATTAGATGGCATTGCAACGGTCAGACCAGTCTGGTTTGTCCTGCCGCAGGATGACGCGGCGGCTTTTGTCTCGCCCCGCATTGAAGCACCGGAGATACGGGCGCAATGCAGTGTACCGGTGGCTGTCGAATGGATCGAATGGGAAGAGCCGGCGAAGCCTCCTATGTCGTTCGCAGTCGCGCTCGCTGACCATATAAAAAAAGTTGCGCCGCAAGCCCGCACGATTGGGGTCGACTTCGACGCCACCTCGGCACGTAATCTCGAATTGGTCAGGGAGGCTCTTGGCACCGAACGTATCCGGGACGTTTCAGCCATGCTTCGCGAGGTACGTCGCCGCAAAGACGCAGCAACGATCGACGTTGTTCGGCGATGCGCCGACATCGCTGCTCACCAGTTCAAGGCAAGTTGCGAAGCTGTAATCCCCGGCGTTCCCGAATGGGAAGTGGCGCTGGCTTCCCGCACAGCCGCGATGCGGCGAGCCGCAGAATGGTGGAAGGGCGATGAGAACCACTCGCCGCTCCTACAGGGGATTCATGTCATGGGGAGCGGAAGCATCCGTTCCGGGCGCGCCCATGCCGTCGCTGCGGGTCGTCCTATTCGGGAGGGCGAAATCGTGCAGCTGTGTTATTGCGGCCGGCCTTTCTTTGGGCATGGAATTTGTTTCGACCGTCCGCTCAAGGTAGGGTCGGCCGTGTTACCCACGGATGTTCGCAAAATCGTGGACGTCGCGCGTGAGGCTCAGGAAGCGGCGTTGGCCAAGGTGCGCGCGGGCGTAACGACAGGCGAGGTACATGCCGCAGCCGTTGCGGTCATTGGACGCCACGGCTGGGACCGCGCGATGCAGCATCGCACCGGTCGCGGTATCGGTCTTTCGGATCCCGAGTTTCCCGAGATCAAGGCAAACGACCCGACCGTTTTAGAAACGGGCATGCTCCTTGGGATTGAGCCGGGCGTCTATGTCGAAGGTGTTGGCGGAGCCCGCTTTGGTGACACGATCCTCGTTACGGAAACCGGATACGAGTCGCTCACGCCACTTGAACTTGGTAGGACCGTCGAATGA
- a CDS encoding ABC transporter ATP-binding protein — MTDQPSAAVSFRGVSRRYGTVTAVSDLSLDISPGEFFALLGSSGSGKTTLLMLLAGFDKPTEGQVLMAGKSVSDVPPHRRSIGVVFQNYALFPHLTAADNVAYPLKMRGVGRSERDARVKAALNLVNLTDRWASYPSQMSGGQQQRIALARALVFGPDILLMDEPLGALDRRLRDQMQQELKRIQRELGITVIYVTHDQSEAMAMADRIGIMAGGKLLQVADPETIYAAPSNHFVARFIGECSILRVSAVDGGRAYEIADACQSLLSPAMAPFDIVVRPENVALHPAPKAVSDSAFGVPATIREVTYLGAGWRVALELPDGQSLLANVMRGDDLAGSLAPGRSVVAQWEPASVAVLPSE, encoded by the coding sequence ATGACCGACCAGCCTTCCGCTGCCGTTTCCTTCCGAGGTGTCAGCCGACGCTATGGGACCGTCACTGCGGTGAGCGATCTTAGTCTCGACATCTCGCCCGGCGAATTCTTTGCGCTGCTCGGCTCGAGTGGATCGGGCAAGACAACTCTCCTTATGCTTCTGGCGGGGTTTGATAAGCCGACCGAAGGCCAGGTACTCATGGCTGGCAAGTCTGTCTCAGACGTGCCACCGCATCGGCGAAGCATCGGCGTCGTCTTCCAGAACTACGCTCTTTTCCCCCATCTGACGGCAGCCGACAACGTCGCCTATCCACTGAAGATGCGCGGCGTTGGGCGTAGCGAACGTGATGCACGAGTGAAAGCGGCGCTCAACCTGGTTAATCTTACAGATCGCTGGGCTTCGTATCCTTCACAGATGTCCGGTGGGCAGCAGCAACGCATCGCACTTGCCCGCGCTCTCGTTTTTGGTCCGGACATCCTGCTTATGGACGAACCGCTCGGTGCTCTTGATCGAAGGCTCCGCGACCAGATGCAGCAGGAATTGAAGCGAATTCAGAGGGAGCTGGGCATCACCGTTATCTACGTAACGCATGACCAGTCGGAAGCCATGGCCATGGCGGACCGGATCGGGATCATGGCGGGGGGGAAGCTTCTCCAGGTCGCCGATCCAGAGACTATCTATGCCGCGCCATCGAATCATTTCGTCGCGCGTTTCATTGGCGAGTGCTCCATCCTGCGTGTCAGCGCGGTTGATGGTGGCCGGGCATATGAGATCGCTGACGCTTGTCAGTCATTGCTGTCTCCTGCAATGGCGCCTTTCGATATTGTGGTGAGGCCGGAGAACGTTGCCTTACATCCCGCACCGAAAGCCGTATCAGACAGTGCCTTTGGCGTTCCCGCGACGATCCGCGAAGTCACCTACCTCGGAGCGGGCTGGCGTGTGGCACTCGAACTTCCCGACGGGCAGTCCCTGCTCGCCAACGTCATGCGTGGAGATGACCTGGCCGGAAGCCTAGCGCCCGGCAGATCCGTCGTCGCGCAATGGGAGCCAGCATCCGTCGCCGTTCTTCCGAGTGAATGA
- a CDS encoding ABC transporter substrate-binding protein, which produces MKFNRLRNRISATLLAAAGVSLLVTASASYAAEVVIASYGGSFQDAQTKALFTPYAKATGTKVTGTTGTGYAKVKAMVDSGNVTWDVLSAESSAYANEVKDNLLQPLDYSVIKANGIPAQFRTKYGLGYITFGQNLAWSKDKFPKGLTPAQFFDPAVKGRRAVTLEPEYTLEFALLADGVKPSDLYPLDVDRALKVIARIKDQIVAYKGAADIQALIQQGEVDMAFIPNGRVNNAIKAGANWAYSWDASVSDTEWWVVVKGAPHTQEAMKFINFAAQPDPQAQLARQIPYGPTNVDALKLLDPAVAKDLPSYPDNAKLGAVLDSKWWNKNRESVKARWSTYIMQ; this is translated from the coding sequence ATGAAATTTAACAGACTGCGTAATCGCATCTCGGCCACTTTGCTTGCGGCTGCCGGCGTTAGCTTGCTTGTGACTGCGTCTGCCAGTTATGCGGCAGAGGTTGTCATTGCCTCTTATGGCGGCTCCTTCCAGGATGCTCAAACCAAGGCTTTATTTACGCCATACGCCAAAGCCACGGGTACCAAGGTTACCGGCACCACCGGCACGGGCTATGCCAAGGTTAAGGCCATGGTCGATAGCGGCAACGTCACCTGGGACGTCCTCTCCGCTGAGAGCTCGGCCTATGCGAACGAGGTGAAGGATAACCTTCTTCAGCCGCTTGATTATTCAGTCATCAAGGCCAATGGCATCCCGGCCCAGTTCCGCACGAAGTACGGTCTCGGTTACATCACGTTCGGACAAAATCTAGCGTGGAGCAAAGACAAGTTTCCGAAAGGACTTACCCCGGCTCAGTTTTTCGACCCCGCGGTGAAAGGCCGTCGTGCGGTGACGTTGGAGCCGGAATATACGCTTGAATTCGCGCTGCTGGCTGATGGTGTGAAGCCATCTGATCTCTATCCGCTGGATGTGGATCGTGCTCTCAAGGTTATCGCTCGGATCAAGGACCAAATCGTCGCCTACAAGGGTGCTGCTGATATTCAGGCTCTCATCCAGCAGGGTGAGGTTGACATGGCCTTCATCCCGAACGGCCGTGTCAACAATGCCATTAAAGCTGGTGCGAATTGGGCTTACAGTTGGGACGCTTCGGTCTCGGACACCGAATGGTGGGTGGTGGTGAAGGGTGCTCCACATACTCAGGAAGCGATGAAGTTTATCAATTTCGCCGCTCAGCCGGATCCGCAGGCGCAACTCGCACGGCAAATCCCCTATGGCCCCACCAACGTCGACGCGCTGAAGCTTCTTGACCCTGCGGTCGCGAAAGATCTGCCGAGTTATCCCGACAACGCCAAGCTCGGGGCAGTTCTCGATTCGAAATGGTGGAACAAGAACCGTGAGTCTGTGAAGGCCCGTTGGTCCACTTACATCATGCAGTAG